GCTTCTATGGCTATGCCATGAGGAGAGAAAAGTTGTACTTTTGGTACATGACATTGGAACAAAATACTGTTAAGGAAAACATAAAGGTCAAGAATTTATGAGGTTTTTTAGCATTGAAAATCAAATTTCTTTGGTTATTAATAACGTATAAGACCTGTGCATGCTATGAAGACACTATCGAACCTTGTTGTTTTGGCGATTTGTGCAGGTCAAAGCACCGACAATCTTTCTTTTAAGTGCTGAGGATCTTCGTGTTCCGATGTCTAATGGCTTCCAAGTAAGATACTTGCCTTCTTCAAGTATGTATGATCTATGGCAAACAATTTATTTTAGTTCTACAGTTGATAACTGTTTTCAGACCTTGGATAGTTATTCCAGTTGGCACGGCTGAAAATCATAAACATGGATTAGTGAGAATTTTGTGGATGTAATGTTGTCATAATATGATGACATTTTGGGAATGTGCAGTATGCACGGTCATTGAAAGAGAAAGGAGTAGAGGTCAAAATCTTCATGTTTCCAAATGATGTTCATGCAATCAAGAGGTGAAATCAGTACCTTGATGCTTTTTATTCATACTAGTGAATAGGGTAAAAGATAAAGCTCCAAAATTAATTCGTGTTGATGCATGGTCCTTCCTGCAGACCGCAGTCTGACTTCGAAAGCTTCCTTAACATTGGGGTGTGGTTCAAGAAATACTGCAAATGAACATTTCGGATTGGGGATCATGCCGGTGGATTATTAATCATTACAGAAATTTCAATATAAATTCCGCTTGTAAACTATTTCCTTAGCTTGATCAAGCCCGTCCTTTATGCCACTCTCCTCCTCACTGAGGAAGATTGTCATTCTTAATATTGATCATGATTATTTTTTAGAgccaattatattaaaaaaaaaaatgaaaggatCTATTttctgattattattattattgttttttaTAGAAGGTTATTATTAATTAATCATTTGTTCAAGTGCGCTACACATTATACTATTACAGCAAACACTTTTATTGTTACTAAGAACAGTAAAAGTGTTTGTTCTTATCATTTTGCCCTTTAGCTCTTACACTTGATTTGTAATCTGTCAGCCAGAAATCTCTTGAGAGAGTAACAGAATTATTAttatacttataaattaattaaaaatattatgtcattaaataaataaaagattattaatttaaaaatatcaataattaGAATGTTATAAATTTCATTATTAAAAGTTGCTCtcattaattaaaagaaaaatgaattacgaaagaaaaaaatatagttgtactaaaatcaaatatttatgagtagaaaaatatatatatatatatatacatgttcaATTCATAAGGGATATCTTTATCAAATTAAAAACTTATTAaactaattatttaaaaaaaataatataatacaattaataattaaatttaatttgcttttaaattttaatatcattataatatatttaatttattttttaatagctaaaaaatatttaaaattatgtgCATATACATTGTTTTTATATGCTAAGCCCATTTCCATAAGAATAGTGTTAGGTTTTTCTAGatggattaattaattttttttaaccagCACCACTATTATCTTTTTTATAACTATAttatctaattaaatgttttaaaaaattattttttattcattatattataataagtaaataataaattttttactaTCAATATTAGTTGGTCTTAAGCTAAATTATACatacataaaaaatatataatataatgaatgattaaaattttacgtcaattgaattggttaaatgatttcaataattattgatatAGTGTTTCTttttataagatataaatataatattttatattatcataaaATAGAATTGGATACTTTTTCAATATaaacatttttttatttataaattatattaatatggtaaataaaaaaaaattgcagcTGCGCGTGAGTATTTAAAGCTTCTGATATCTAATTCTTTTAACAACGGAatgttttatattaattaaaattaattatataagctGAATTTTAATAACATGTTTAAATTTTTTAACAtttcaattatgaaatttaaagtTTTAATTCAGCTTCTGTAAAATGATTTGGATGATTAAATTATGAACAAAATATTGTAATAATATATaacaaatattattgaaaatatgtaaattattaatttattgttattattattattattaaatttataaataatttttaaaaattattaaatacacATGAACAATAGCCTTAAAATCTTTGTCAGAAGAGTTTCAAGATAAAGCCAAACAGTCAAACGCTAAAAAGTGTGATACCATTGCATGACCGGTGAATCCCAATTGCCGCGAACTTACTTGAAAGTTGGAACTAATTTTCTTGAAGTCTCACTAATCTCTAGAATTTAAGCACATCACATTCCCAATGTATGTGAAGCTTCAGTTAAATACCAATAGTTTCCACATATTCAGCTCCACCAGGGCCTCACCAAATGTAGGAGTTTCTGTTTCTCCGCTAGAAAAAGTTGAACCCATCAGGAAATTAAGAGAACGAACACTCCTTGAGACATCCACTGGAAAAGAGAAGCGGTTCAATGTAATTTACAAAAAGTATCGGGTTTTGGAGAAGAACTCTGATAGGGAGCTCAAAAATACCACAAGGGATGCTGCTAAAGTTTCAAGCAAGAAGAGTTTTGGGGCTAAACTAAATGGGTTGAACGGCAATGGCTCTGTCAACAAATTGCACACCAAGTGTTCGACGAAATGGGGAAATTATGGCGGTTGTATTCCAGCAATTTTGCATGCTTTGGATACAATTAAAGACTTGGACGAGGCATTCAGACCATGGGAAGATACACTTAGTAACaaagaaagaagcataatttTGAAGGAGCAGTATAGTTGGGAGAGAGCCATGGAGATCTTTGAGTGGTTTAAAAGAAAGGGTTGTTATGAGCTGAATATTATTCATTATAACATCATGATTAGGATTCTTGGCAAAGAGCAGCAATGGAGCCACCTTGAATGTTTGTGCAAGGAAATGAATATTAGAAAGATTTCGCCTATCAATTCTACATATGGTACATTGATTGATGTTTATACCAAGGGTGGCCTTAAGGGAGAGGCACTTCTGTGGCTTGAGAAGATGAATGAGCGAGGAATGGAACCTGATGAGGTAACAATGGGGATTGTTGTGCAAATGTACAAGAAGGCAGGGGAGTTTCAAAAAGCCGAGGAGTTTTTCAAGAAGTGGTCGTTGGGTGAATCTTTGAAGCATGGAGGAATCAGTAAAGCTAGTTCTAGACTGGAGAATGATACACGAGCAAATCTTTTTTTGAGCTCATACACGTATAATACGTTGATAGACACCTACGGCAAAGCTGGGCAGCTTAAAGAAGCATCTGAGATTTTTGCAGAGATGCTTAGGAAAGGGATTGTGCCAACAACAGTAACTTTCAATACGATGATTCATATTTGTGGTAATCATGGCCAGCTTGAAGAAGTGGCTTTACTTATGCAGAAGATGGAGGAGCTTCGATGCCCGCCTGATACAAGGACATATAATATTCTCATTTCCCTGCATACTAAGCACAATGATATAAACATGGCAGCTAGCTTCTTTAAAAGGATGAAGGAAGATCAGTTGCAGCCAGACCTTGTGAGTTACCGCACCCTCCTATATGCATTCTCAATAAGACAAATGGTAAATGATGCAGAAGATTTGGTTTCAGAGATGGATGAAAagggtttagagattgatgagtATACACAGTCAGCTCTGACTAGAATGTACATAGAAGCTGGGATGCTTGAGAAGTCATGGTTATGGTTCAGGAGGTTTCATCTTGCTGGAAATATGACTTCTGAGTGTTATTCTGCCAACATTGATGCATATGGGGAGCGTGGACATATTTTGGAAGCTGCTAAAGTTTTTAGATGCTGCCAAGAACAGAACAAGCTTACCGTCCTTGAGTTCAATGTGATGATCAAAGCATATGGTTTAGGAAAGAATTATGATAAAGCATGTGTCTTGTTTGATAGCATGGAGAGTTatggtgtagttccagatatattTAGCTATAGTTCTCTCATACAGATTTTGGCTAGTGCTGACTTACCAGACAAAGCAAAATACTATCTGAAGAAGATGCAAGAGGCAGGACTGGTTAGTGATTGCATTCAATATTGTGCTGTAATCTCAAGCTTCGTGAAATTAGGTAGACTGGAAATGGCAGAGGAGCTATATAAGGAGATGATTAGCTTTGATGTGAAGCCGGATGTTATAGTTTATGGCGTGTTGATAAATGCTTTTGCTGATGCTGGAAGTGTCAAAAAAGCCATCACTTATGTTGATGCAATGAAAAGAGCAGGTTTGCCTGGAAATACAGTCGTATACAATTCCTTGATCAAGCTCTATACCAAAGTTGGCTACTTGAGAGAAGCACAAGAAACATACAAACTGCTTCAATCATCAGATGTGGGTCCTGATGCATATTCTTCAAATTGTATGATAGATCTCTACAGTGAGCATTCTATGGTCAAACAAGCAGAAGAGATTTTTGTGAGCATGAAGAGAAATGGGGATGCAAATGAATTTACTTTTGCAATGATGTTATGCATGTACAAAAGGCTTGGGAGGTTTGAAGAAGCCATTCAAATTGCAAAACAAATGAGAGAACTGGGCCTTTTGACTGATTTGTTGAGCTTCAATAATGTGCTTGGGCTGTACGTGTTGGATGGCAGATTAAAAGAGGCGGTGGGAACTTTCAAGGAAATGGTAGAAGCTGCTATACAACCTGATGACTGGACGTTCAAATCTCTTGGAATTGTCTTAGTGAAATGTGGAATATCAAAGCGGGCCATTGGAAAGCTGGAAGCAACAAGAGAGAAGGATCCTAAGAGTGGTTTGCAGGCATGGTTAATGGCTCTCTCAACCATAGTTGAGATAGGTGGTGATGATGATGATACTTGTGACCTGTAACTAACGTATCAGCAAAACATCAGTAGAGAAAGTAGGCGGTATTTTTTGGGTTGGGGGGGGCGCGCGTCCTCTACTGTAATTGCCTTTGATGAATCTTTTTCATTATTGTCTTGATAAAATATGTAATTGCCTCAATAGATCATTTAATTTCAGACTTTGAGGTCCATTAGTTGATTGTATCTATCAATTGAACATCAAAATTTACAGTGGATGTCAACTGAGCATAATTTTGCAGCCATGTATATAAGTTGTGATTTCATGTCATGCCAAATCGAAGAACACAAACAAAATCAAATCTCAATCAAACTAAATTAAGTCGGCATGTACAAACTTAAATAGGAAGGATCGTGATCCATGCCTAGCTAATACAACTAAATGCTAAAGATATAGGCTGAAACTGCAGAATTGTCCAATATACAAAGACCAGCCAGTGTTCTGCGTCCATGTTCCATTAGATCGAGCTTATCTCCCCACATGCTTTCAGGAAAATACATACATCCTCTTTTCACATAGAATCATTATGCCATTGAAAAACAACATCTTGAAGCCCATCCTTCAACTCCCCCCACTGAAATTCCTCAAACTCCGCCCCATCACCCCCCACCACCCTCACTTCCACCACCAATAACTTTTCCGCTATTTCCAACACCTCCAACACCAGAACCACCCTTCCTTTGCCCAACCCAATTGCCCTACCCTTTCCTTCCTCAACCCTATATCCTAATTTCCCACCAACCTCTCTCACTCTTTCCGCAATTCTCTCCACCGTCTCCCTTGAAGTAAATCTCTTCTCTCTTCTACTTTTAACCTCAAGGAGGCCGGATAGATCCAACCCCGAAGATAAAGATATTATATGAAATGCATTACCAGCTGAAGTATCAAATTTACAATGTTTTGTATATTCTAATTCAAACATGCTACTTTGAGTTGGAAATTCATAATTCTTCAGGAACCAAGAATGACTCATTAGTTCTTGTATGCTCATTCTTGTAGTCGGATTTGGGTCAAGAAGCCGAGTTATAATCGATTTAGCTGGTTTTGAGATAGGAGAAGGCATTTGATATTCTCTTCGATGAATTTTCTTGTACATGGCTGCAAGATTCGTATCGTCGAAGGGTAACCGTGCTGATAGAAGAAAGAAGAGAATGACCCCGCAAGACCACGCGTCCACTTTCGCACCGTCGTAGCCCAGCCGTGCCATCACCTCCGGCGCGGTGAAAGCTGGGGTCCCACATGCCGTCTGCAGGACACCGCCATTCTGCGCCTCGGCCAAGGCCGATAGACCGAAATCGGATACTTTTAGACTACCattctcgtcgaggaggagattCTGAGGCTTGACGTCGCGGTGAGCGACTCCGTTCTGGTGGCAGAAGTGGAGGGCAGATACAAGCTGTTGAAAGTATCGACGGGCCGTAGATTCCTTAAGTTTACCACGCTGGAGAACCTTGGAGAAGAGCTCGCCACCCAAGGCAAGCTCCACAACTAGGTAGATTTTGGTCTTAGTGGCCATGACTTCATGGATTTTAAGAATATTGGGATGGTGCTGGAGGCGGCGCATGGCAGAGATCTCGCATATTATCCGGGGCTCCATGGCAGCGTCCACCGTGCGTGTTTTGTCAATAATCTTTATAGCAACGGGTTTGTTGTCCATCAGAGAGCGAGCAGCGTAAACCTTAGCGAAGCTGCCGCGGCCCAGTAACC
The Hevea brasiliensis isolate MT/VB/25A 57/8 chromosome 15, ASM3005281v1, whole genome shotgun sequence genome window above contains:
- the LOC110644614 gene encoding pentatricopeptide repeat-containing protein At3g23020 — protein: MYVKLQLNTNSFHIFSSTRASPNVGVSVSPLEKVEPIRKLRERTLLETSTGKEKRFNVIYKKYRVLEKNSDRELKNTTRDAAKVSSKKSFGAKLNGLNGNGSVNKLHTKCSTKWGNYGGCIPAILHALDTIKDLDEAFRPWEDTLSNKERSIILKEQYSWERAMEIFEWFKRKGCYELNIIHYNIMIRILGKEQQWSHLECLCKEMNIRKISPINSTYGTLIDVYTKGGLKGEALLWLEKMNERGMEPDEVTMGIVVQMYKKAGEFQKAEEFFKKWSLGESLKHGGISKASSRLENDTRANLFLSSYTYNTLIDTYGKAGQLKEASEIFAEMLRKGIVPTTVTFNTMIHICGNHGQLEEVALLMQKMEELRCPPDTRTYNILISLHTKHNDINMAASFFKRMKEDQLQPDLVSYRTLLYAFSIRQMVNDAEDLVSEMDEKGLEIDEYTQSALTRMYIEAGMLEKSWLWFRRFHLAGNMTSECYSANIDAYGERGHILEAAKVFRCCQEQNKLTVLEFNVMIKAYGLGKNYDKACVLFDSMESYGVVPDIFSYSSLIQILASADLPDKAKYYLKKMQEAGLVSDCIQYCAVISSFVKLGRLEMAEELYKEMISFDVKPDVIVYGVLINAFADAGSVKKAITYVDAMKRAGLPGNTVVYNSLIKLYTKVGYLREAQETYKLLQSSDVGPDAYSSNCMIDLYSEHSMVKQAEEIFVSMKRNGDANEFTFAMMLCMYKRLGRFEEAIQIAKQMRELGLLTDLLSFNNVLGLYVLDGRLKEAVGTFKEMVEAAIQPDDWTFKSLGIVLVKCGISKRAIGKLEATREKDPKSGLQAWLMALSTIVEIGGDDDDTCDL
- the LOC110644615 gene encoding CBL-interacting serine/threonine-protein kinase 4; this translates as MEPRAHTPPSPSPLPLRTTSSNIPTTLLNRYELGRLLGRGSFAKVYAARSLMDNKPVAIKIIDKTRTVDAAMEPRIICEISAMRRLQHHPNILKIHEVMATKTKIYLVVELALGGELFSKVLQRGKLKESTARRYFQQLVSALHFCHQNGVAHRDVKPQNLLLDENGSLKVSDFGLSALAEAQNGGVLQTACGTPAFTAPEVMARLGYDGAKVDAWSCGVILFFLLSARLPFDDTNLAAMYKKIHRREYQMPSPISKPAKSIITRLLDPNPTTRMSIQELMSHSWFLKNYEFPTQSSMFELEYTKHCKFDTSAGNAFHIISLSSGLDLSGLLEVKSRREKRFTSRETVERIAERVREVGGKLGYRVEEGKGRAIGLGKGRVVLVLEVLEIAEKLLVVEVRVVGGDGAEFEEFQWGELKDGLQDVVFQWHNDSM